CGTCATCGCGCCGCCGACGTTCGCCGTCGTGGTCGCGCAGCGCGCCGAGGCCCAGCTCTTCGAGGACCCGGCCGCGGGCATCGACTTCAGCCGCGTCGTGCACGCCGACGAGCGGTTCACGCACCACCGGCCGATCCATGCCGGCGACCGGCTCGTCACGGTCCTGCACGTCGACGCGATCGTCGAGCGCGCCGGTCTCGCCATGATCACCACGCGCGCCGAGATCGCGGCCGAGGACGGCGAGGCCGTCGCGACCGTCGTCTCGACGCTGGCCGTCCGCGGGGAGGACGCATGACTACGCCCGTGCTCGCCGAGCTGACCGTCGGCCAGGAGCTCGCGCGCCGCGAGGTCACCGTCGACCGCGCGCGCCTCGTCCGGTACGCGGGTGCCAGCGGCGACTTCAACCCGATCCACTGGAACGAGCGCGTCGCGACCGCCGTCGGCCTGCCGGGTGTCATCGCGCACGGCATGTGGACGATGGGCGCCGCGGGCAGCGTCGTCGCCGACTGGGCGGGCGACCCGGGTGCGGTCGTCGACTACCAGGTGCGGTTCACGCGGCCCGTGCCGGTGCCCGACCCGGGCGCGGCGACCGTCGAGGTCGTCGCCGTGGTGGGCGCGCTCGACGCCGACGCGGGCACGGTGCGCGTCGACCTCACGGTGAGCGTCGACGGCGTCCGCGTGCTCGGCAAGGCGCAGGCGGTCGTCCGGCTCGCCTGACGCGACGGTCCTCGCTCGCCCGCACAGGTTCTCGCCCGGTCGGACGCCGCGACGCGTCGCCCGCGCGGGCGACGTCGCCGTGGTCCCGAGCGTGACGCGAGCGCGTGATTCGTCCGGCTTCTTCCTTTCCGTCCGGCCGCTCCCTACGGTGTACCCGGGCCGCATCGTCGCGGCCCGACGCCCACAGAGGAGAGAGCACCGATGCACACGACGACGGAGTCTGGGGCGCGGGTCTCGCGCCGCACGTTCCTCGCACTGACCGGCGCGGGGGTCGCCGCCGGCGTGGCGGTCGCC
The sequence above is a segment of the Cellulomonas fimi genome. Coding sequences within it:
- a CDS encoding FAS1-like dehydratase domain-containing protein, encoding MPVDTGYAGREYAPNAPYEVGREKLREFAAAVGATHPAHTDPEAARALGHPDVIAPPTFAVVVAQRAEAQLFEDPAAGIDFSRVVHADERFTHHRPIHAGDRLVTVLHVDAIVERAGLAMITTRAEIAAEDGEAVATVVSTLAVRGEDA
- a CDS encoding MaoC family dehydratase, with translation MTTPVLAELTVGQELARREVTVDRARLVRYAGASGDFNPIHWNERVATAVGLPGVIAHGMWTMGAAGSVVADWAGDPGAVVDYQVRFTRPVPVPDPGAATVEVVAVVGALDADAGTVRVDLTVSVDGVRVLGKAQAVVRLA